From Roseburia hominis, the proteins below share one genomic window:
- a CDS encoding TM1266 family iron-only hydrogenase system putative regulator — MTEQNTRIALIGIIVSSHESIERLNHLLSEHSAYIIGRMGIPYREKGISIISISIDAPGDVISALSGKIGMLPGISTKTIYAKNV; from the coding sequence ATGACAGAGCAAAATACCAGGATCGCTTTGATCGGAATTATCGTGAGCAGCCACGAGTCCATCGAACGCCTGAATCATCTTTTAAGTGAACATAGCGCCTACATCATCGGACGTATGGGTATTCCTTACCGCGAAAAAGGAATCTCCATCATCAGCATTTCCATTGATGCTCCCGGCGATGTGATCAGCGCATTATCCGGCAAGATCGGTATGCTGCCCGGCATCAGCACGAAAACCATTTATGCCAAAAATGTTTAA
- the hydG gene encoding [FeFe] hydrogenase H-cluster radical SAM maturase HydG → MYNPSSKKADEFISHEEILSTLAYADENKDNLELIDQIIEKARLRKGLTHREASVLLACENEEKNEEIYHLAEQIKKDFYGNRIVMFAPLYLSNYCINGCTYCPYHMKNKHIPRKKLTQDEIRQEVIALQDMGHKRLALEAGEDPKNNPIEYILESIKTIYSIKHKNGAIRRVNVNIAATTVENYRKLKEAGIGTYILFQETYHKESYLELHPTGPKHDYDYHTEAMDRAMEGGIDDVGLGVLFGLDKYRYEFAGLLMHAEHLEAVFGVGPHTISVPRLRNADDIDASAFTNGIDDDTFAKIVACIRIAVPYTGMIVSTRESQKCRERVLHLGISQISGGSKTSVGGYAEPEPDEESSAQFDVSDTRTLDEVVKWLMDMDYIPSFCTACYREGRTGDRFMALCKSQQIQNCCHPNALMTLKEYLVDYASPETKAVGDAIIEKELRNIPNEKVRAKVMEHLEEIEKGVGNDFRF, encoded by the coding sequence ATGTACAATCCATCATCAAAAAAGGCAGATGAATTTATCAGCCATGAAGAAATATTATCTACTCTCGCCTATGCAGACGAGAACAAGGACAATCTGGAACTGATCGACCAGATCATCGAAAAGGCACGGCTTCGCAAAGGCCTTACCCACCGGGAGGCCTCCGTTCTTCTTGCCTGTGAAAATGAAGAGAAAAATGAAGAGATTTACCATCTTGCGGAGCAGATCAAAAAGGATTTCTACGGAAACCGTATTGTAATGTTCGCGCCCCTTTATCTCTCCAACTACTGTATCAACGGCTGTACCTACTGCCCCTATCATATGAAAAATAAGCATATCCCGCGCAAGAAACTGACCCAGGACGAAATCCGCCAGGAGGTCATTGCTCTGCAGGATATGGGACACAAGCGTTTGGCGCTGGAGGCAGGAGAAGACCCGAAGAATAACCCGATTGAATATATTCTGGAAAGCATCAAGACCATTTACAGTATCAAACATAAGAACGGGGCGATCCGCCGTGTAAATGTGAACATCGCTGCAACTACGGTAGAAAATTACCGGAAATTAAAGGAAGCCGGAATCGGCACCTATATCCTGTTCCAGGAGACTTACCATAAGGAAAGTTACCTTGAGCTGCACCCGACAGGACCGAAGCATGATTATGATTACCATACCGAGGCCATGGACCGTGCGATGGAAGGCGGCATTGATGACGTAGGGCTCGGCGTATTGTTCGGACTGGATAAATACCGCTACGAATTTGCCGGACTTCTGATGCATGCAGAACATCTGGAAGCCGTTTTCGGCGTGGGACCGCATACGATCAGTGTGCCGAGACTTCGGAATGCGGACGACATTGACGCCTCTGCATTTACCAATGGAATTGACGATGATACCTTTGCAAAAATTGTTGCCTGTATCCGGATCGCAGTACCGTATACCGGAATGATCGTTTCTACTCGTGAGAGCCAGAAATGCCGGGAGCGGGTACTTCATCTGGGAATTTCGCAGATCAGTGGCGGGTCTAAAACCAGCGTCGGCGGTTATGCAGAGCCGGAACCGGACGAGGAATCCTCTGCTCAGTTCGATGTGAGTGATACCCGAACACTTGATGAGGTCGTGAAATGGCTGATGGATATGGATTATATCCCGAGTTTTTGTACGGCCTGCTATCGGGAAGGACGTACCGGGGATCGGTTCATGGCGCTTTGCAAGAGCCAGCAGATCCAGAATTGCTGCCATCCGAATGCACTGATGACGCTGAAGGAGTATTTGGTGGATTATGCGTCGCCGGAGACAAAGGCTGTGGGGGATGCGATTATTGAGAAGGAGTTGCGGAATATTCCGAATGAGAAGGTTCGGGCTAAGGTGATGGAACATCTGGAGGAGATTGAGAAGGGAGTGGGGAATGATTTTAGGTTTTAA
- the hydE gene encoding [FeFe] hydrogenase H-cluster radical SAM maturase HydE, producing MKDLILQLEETQTLSRQEWVALIEGRTPQLADFLFERARKVRQQYYGRDVYIRGLIEFTNYCRNDCYYCGIRKSNRNARRYRLSKETILSCCRHGYGLGFRTFVLQGGEDSWYTDDRMAETIREIKSQFPDCAITLSIGEKSIACYDLFRRCGADRYLLRHETFHAEHYRHLHPEGLSPANRQKCLYALRSLGYQVGSGFMVGSPGQTAEYLAEDMLFLKRLDPHMVGIGPFIPHHDTPFADQKAGTLELTLYLLGLLRLMLPKVLLPSTTALGTIHPHGREMGILAGANVVMPNLSPPENRKDYSLYDNKRCMGDEAAEGLELLKKEMKGIGYQVVTDRGDSLVD from the coding sequence ATGAAAGATCTTATTCTACAATTAGAAGAAACCCAGACTCTTTCCAGGCAGGAATGGGTCGCCCTGATAGAAGGACGCACCCCACAGCTTGCGGATTTTCTCTTTGAGCGGGCGAGGAAAGTCAGACAACAGTATTATGGAAGAGATGTCTACATACGGGGACTCATCGAATTTACAAATTATTGCAGGAATGACTGCTATTACTGCGGGATACGCAAAAGCAACCGAAACGCCAGACGCTACCGTTTATCGAAGGAAACGATCCTCTCCTGCTGCAGGCATGGGTACGGGCTGGGCTTTCGTACCTTTGTGCTGCAGGGCGGAGAAGACAGCTGGTACACTGATGACCGAATGGCGGAGACCATTCGTGAAATCAAATCGCAGTTTCCCGACTGCGCCATCACTTTGTCCATCGGCGAGAAATCTATTGCATGCTATGATTTATTTCGCAGATGCGGGGCAGATCGCTATCTTCTGCGTCACGAGACTTTTCATGCAGAGCATTATCGACACCTGCACCCGGAAGGCCTTTCCCCCGCCAACAGGCAGAAATGTCTCTATGCCCTTCGCTCGCTCGGCTATCAGGTGGGAAGCGGTTTCATGGTCGGTTCGCCCGGTCAGACGGCCGAATATCTGGCGGAGGATATGCTGTTTCTAAAGAGACTCGATCCGCATATGGTTGGTATCGGTCCCTTTATTCCGCATCATGATACTCCCTTTGCAGACCAAAAAGCCGGAACGCTGGAGCTGACTCTGTATCTTCTGGGGCTCCTTAGGCTTATGCTTCCCAAAGTGCTCCTTCCTTCCACGACAGCGCTTGGAACAATCCACCCGCATGGCCGCGAAATGGGAATCCTCGCCGGGGCAAATGTCGTAATGCCAAATTTATCTCCGCCGGAAAACCGTAAGGATTACAGCCTGTATGACAACAAACGGTGCATGGGAGATGAGGCGGCGGAAGGACTGGAACTTTTGAAAAAGGAAATGAAAGGAATCGGATATCAGGTGGTGACAGACCGCGGGGACTCCCTTGTAGACTGA
- a CDS encoding glycosyl hydrolase family 18 protein has product MEIYVVRTGDTLYNIARAFGVSPVRLAYDNQVASEEYLVPGQALLILYPELVHVVKPGETVEEIAGEYQVSAKQIYRNNPFLLDRMYLAAGQQIVITYEGDAVRQKREVTGYVYPFVAGYILREALLYVDDLLIFSYGFTAQGALIPPQIPEDWLLREAVQFDVRPILVLTPFSGAGVFDNNLVKLVTENSQVQQNLIAALLQTVREKGYAGVDVDFEYILPEDRAGYAEFVAALRGVMSANGYTVSVALAPKTSADQRGLLYEGMDYPLLGEAADSVFLMTYEWGYTYGPPMAVAPINKVRQVLDYAVTAIPREKIIMGIPNYGYDWALPYNRGVSRADLIGNVEAVRIASENGAQIEFDETAQSPYYNYWRQGAEHEVWFEDVRSIRTKLETVSEYGFRGFGYWNLMRPFRANWLLVNGMLENV; this is encoded by the coding sequence ATGGAAATATATGTGGTGAGGACGGGGGACACTCTTTATAATATTGCGCGGGCATTTGGGGTATCGCCGGTCAGACTTGCCTATGATAATCAGGTCGCATCGGAAGAATATCTGGTTCCCGGCCAGGCGCTTTTGATCCTTTATCCGGAGCTCGTCCATGTGGTGAAGCCCGGGGAAACGGTGGAGGAGATTGCGGGCGAGTACCAGGTGAGTGCGAAGCAGATTTATCGGAATAATCCGTTTCTGCTGGACCGGATGTACCTGGCGGCAGGGCAGCAGATTGTGATTACATATGAGGGCGATGCGGTGCGGCAAAAAAGAGAGGTGACAGGCTATGTGTATCCTTTTGTGGCAGGATACATTTTGAGGGAAGCGCTACTTTACGTGGACGATTTGTTGATTTTCTCTTACGGATTTACTGCCCAGGGCGCACTGATCCCGCCTCAGATTCCGGAGGATTGGCTTCTGCGGGAGGCGGTGCAGTTTGATGTGCGTCCCATATTGGTGCTTACTCCCTTTTCGGGGGCAGGAGTATTTGACAATAACCTGGTAAAATTAGTGACCGAAAATTCACAGGTACAGCAAAATCTGATAGCGGCGCTTCTTCAAACGGTGCGTGAGAAGGGGTATGCAGGAGTAGATGTGGATTTTGAATATATTTTGCCGGAGGACAGGGCGGGCTATGCCGAATTTGTGGCGGCGCTCAGGGGAGTGATGAGCGCGAACGGGTATACAGTGTCGGTGGCACTTGCTCCGAAAACTTCGGCTGATCAAAGGGGGCTGCTCTATGAGGGAATGGATTATCCGCTTCTGGGGGAAGCCGCAGATTCTGTCTTCTTGATGACTTACGAATGGGGATACACATACGGCCCGCCGATGGCCGTCGCCCCAATCAACAAGGTAAGACAGGTACTGGATTATGCCGTGACAGCGATTCCGCGCGAGAAGATTATCATGGGAATTCCCAATTACGGCTATGACTGGGCTTTGCCATACAACCGGGGAGTCAGCCGGGCCGATTTGATCGGCAATGTGGAGGCAGTGCGTATTGCGTCGGAAAATGGGGCGCAGATTGAGTTTGATGAGACTGCGCAAAGTCCGTATTATAACTACTGGCGCCAGGGGGCGGAGCATGAGGTGTGGTTTGAAGATGTGCGGAGTATCCGCACGAAATTAGAGACGGTGTCGGAATACGGATTTCGTGGGTTTGGGTATTGGAATCTGATGAGGCCGTTTCGGGCAAATTGGCTGCTGGTGAATGGAATGCTGGAAAATGTGTGA
- a CDS encoding ABC transporter permease, which yields MLSYIFKRILSLIPVMFVVSCVAFLIVYMIPGGPATALLGMEATTEQINALNAELGFDRPFLVQYADWIVNVLHGDWGDSYFLHQSVLAAIGEYFPPTLSLAVLAQVFSLVLSIPLGIIAAYKRGTAVDVAAVTASLVGTALPGFLLSMFLMLFFSVSHHWFPVAGYAGLEQGIGEHLKYLFVPALSLGIVQAAYITRMTRSSLLDVLYKSFIHTARAKGLKERKVILVYGLKNAAPVILTAVGQSFGSLITGTIVTETLFNIPGIGMLTISAINRRDVFVIQGVVLFVTLLYVLVNLAVDILYGIVDPRLQPGRK from the coding sequence ATGTTGTCTTATATTTTTAAACGTATTTTATCCTTGATACCGGTCATGTTCGTGGTGTCATGCGTGGCCTTCCTGATCGTCTACATGATTCCGGGCGGTCCGGCGACGGCACTTCTTGGTATGGAAGCGACTACGGAGCAGATCAATGCTTTGAACGCAGAGTTGGGATTTGACAGACCATTTTTGGTTCAGTATGCAGATTGGATTGTAAATGTTCTTCATGGGGACTGGGGAGATTCCTATTTTTTGCACCAGTCTGTTCTTGCGGCAATCGGTGAATATTTCCCACCTACCTTAAGTCTTGCGGTATTAGCTCAGGTGTTTTCTCTTGTCTTATCGATTCCGCTTGGAATCATAGCAGCTTATAAAAGAGGAACTGCAGTTGACGTGGCAGCGGTGACCGCATCTCTTGTCGGAACCGCTTTACCTGGATTTTTATTAAGTATGTTTTTGATGTTGTTCTTCAGCGTTTCTCATCACTGGTTCCCGGTGGCCGGCTATGCAGGATTGGAACAAGGGATAGGCGAACATCTGAAATATTTGTTTGTACCGGCATTATCACTGGGAATTGTGCAGGCTGCTTACATTACGAGAATGACCCGTTCGTCCCTGCTGGACGTGCTGTATAAGAGCTTTATTCATACTGCGAGAGCAAAAGGGCTAAAGGAGCGTAAAGTGATTCTGGTCTATGGACTAAAGAATGCAGCTCCTGTCATTCTCACCGCAGTAGGGCAGTCCTTCGGAAGTCTGATTACAGGAACAATCGTAACGGAGACATTGTTTAATATTCCGGGCATTGGTATGTTAACGATCAGCGCTATTAATCGAAGAGATGTGTTTGTCATTCAAGGAGTCGTTCTTTTTGTTACCTTACTGTATGTTCTAGTCAATCTGGCTGTTGATATTCTATATGGTATTGTAGATCCAAGATTACAGCCGGGACGTAAGTAG
- a CDS encoding ABC transporter ATP-binding protein — protein MAENSKNHLQEAMLEIKNLRVLFPVHKKWLPAVDGVSLSIRQGEITGVVGESGSGKSVMSQSILRLRDHDTAVRYEGEILFENQDLLKRPLSEMRDIRGDRISIIFQDPLNSLSPVHTVEKQLSEILILHKKVSRQQAKERAIEMLKLTGIPNPENCMKKYPFELSGGMQQRVMIAMALACEPRLLIADEPTTALDVTIQEQILHLIRDLNERLGMSVLFITHDMGAVSQLCHSVKVMYLGQVVEDAETEELFARPLHPYTKGLLACIPHLGVKRGQDLPTISGSVPSLSKIPKGCHFCTRCSEADERCRECQPPLVEAVPGHFVKCWKYAKECQQEKEV, from the coding sequence ATGGCAGAAAATAGTAAGAATCATTTGCAGGAAGCAATGCTGGAAATCAAGAACCTCAGAGTATTATTTCCTGTCCATAAGAAATGGCTTCCGGCGGTAGACGGGGTCAGCCTCAGCATCAGACAGGGGGAGATCACGGGCGTGGTCGGAGAGTCAGGCTCCGGAAAAAGTGTTATGTCACAATCGATTCTCCGGCTAAGAGACCATGATACAGCAGTGCGCTATGAGGGGGAAATTCTTTTTGAGAATCAGGATTTGCTGAAACGTCCGTTATCTGAAATGCGTGACATCCGCGGAGACAGGATTTCTATTATATTCCAGGACCCGCTAAATTCTTTAAGCCCGGTGCATACAGTGGAGAAGCAATTAAGTGAAATATTGATTCTTCATAAAAAAGTTTCTCGGCAGCAGGCAAAAGAACGTGCGATAGAGATGTTGAAGCTGACAGGGATTCCCAATCCTGAAAACTGCATGAAAAAATATCCGTTTGAATTGTCCGGTGGTATGCAGCAGCGTGTCATGATCGCCATGGCTTTAGCCTGTGAACCCAGGCTGTTGATCGCCGACGAGCCGACAACTGCCTTGGATGTGACGATACAGGAGCAGATTTTACATTTGATCCGTGATCTGAATGAACGCTTGGGAATGTCGGTATTATTTATTACTCATGATATGGGCGCAGTGTCCCAGTTATGTCACAGTGTAAAAGTCATGTACCTCGGGCAGGTCGTGGAGGACGCTGAAACAGAAGAGTTGTTCGCCAGGCCTCTTCACCCGTACACAAAAGGATTATTGGCATGTATTCCGCATCTGGGGGTAAAAAGAGGGCAGGACTTGCCGACGATTTCCGGTTCGGTACCATCGCTGTCTAAGATCCCCAAGGGATGTCATTTCTGTACCAGGTGCAGCGAGGCAGATGAAAGATGTAGGGAGTGCCAGCCGCCACTTGTGGAAGCCGTTCCGGGCCATTTCGTAAAATGCTGGAAATATGCGAAAGAATGTCAGCAGGAAAAGGAGGTGTAA
- a CDS encoding ABC transporter substrate-binding protein → MRRKLVSCIVAITMCAGLVLSGCGNTKSETKSDSKDTATKTEAKAEELHVAIAANPPSLDPPTVNSNIVGGIGAHVYESLFAMNENYEPTPVLAESYEVSDDGMVYTIKLRQGVKFHNGKEMKADDVVASMNRWLENSAKANTLIGGSVFEKADDYTVTLKVNQASSDIIMILAGPIQFAAIYPSEVVEAATAEGISEYIGTGPYKVAEWKQDQYVKLERYEDYQASENASSGLAGKKNAVTDVIYFDVVTDAATRIAGVQSGQYDVAEEIPLDNYAELADNSAVKLNVEPGGTINLFLNTTEGIMANEKVRQAALASLNCEEILLAIYGNEDLYQVNAGWCNPTDAQWGTDAGKEYYNQKDTEKAKKLLEEAGYNNEKIVLVTTPDYPEMYNATLVVQEQLKQAGFNAEVEQYDFSTFMEHRADPKQFSMFITSNSYNMLPIQLSVLDKGWAGLDRQEVTDGITAIRSAASEEEAAKAWEDLQTFLYEYGAATVLGHYTGVVATGANVEGMEYLRFQIYWNTSVSE, encoded by the coding sequence ATGAGACGAAAATTAGTGTCATGCATAGTTGCTATTACTATGTGTGCAGGATTAGTGCTTTCCGGCTGTGGAAACACGAAATCCGAAACCAAATCTGATTCTAAGGACACAGCCACGAAAACAGAAGCGAAAGCGGAAGAATTGCATGTTGCGATTGCAGCAAATCCGCCATCACTTGATCCGCCGACCGTGAATTCCAATATCGTAGGCGGCATCGGTGCTCATGTGTATGAGTCATTATTTGCAATGAACGAGAATTATGAGCCGACACCTGTTTTAGCTGAATCTTACGAAGTAAGTGATGATGGAATGGTCTATACCATCAAACTTCGCCAGGGCGTGAAATTCCATAACGGAAAAGAAATGAAAGCAGATGATGTGGTGGCTTCTATGAACCGCTGGCTTGAAAATTCAGCAAAAGCCAACACGTTGATCGGAGGCTCCGTATTTGAGAAGGCAGATGACTATACCGTAACATTAAAAGTAAATCAGGCATCTTCAGACATTATTATGATTCTGGCAGGCCCGATCCAGTTTGCAGCGATTTATCCGTCTGAAGTGGTAGAAGCAGCTACCGCGGAAGGAATCAGCGAGTATATTGGTACAGGCCCGTATAAGGTTGCTGAGTGGAAACAGGATCAGTATGTGAAATTAGAGCGCTATGAAGACTATCAGGCATCAGAGAATGCATCAAGCGGTCTCGCAGGTAAGAAAAATGCTGTTACAGATGTAATCTATTTTGATGTTGTTACAGATGCGGCGACCCGCATTGCTGGTGTACAGAGTGGTCAGTATGATGTTGCAGAGGAAATCCCGCTTGATAATTATGCAGAATTAGCAGATAATTCGGCAGTTAAATTGAATGTAGAGCCGGGTGGTACGATCAACCTGTTCCTGAACACGACAGAGGGTATCATGGCGAACGAAAAAGTAAGACAGGCTGCTCTCGCTTCACTGAATTGTGAAGAGATCCTTCTTGCCATCTATGGAAATGAAGACCTTTACCAGGTAAATGCAGGCTGGTGCAATCCGACAGATGCCCAGTGGGGAACAGATGCAGGAAAGGAATATTACAATCAGAAGGATACAGAAAAAGCGAAAAAACTGCTCGAAGAGGCAGGATACAATAATGAAAAAATCGTCCTTGTAACAACTCCGGATTACCCGGAAATGTACAATGCTACCTTAGTTGTACAGGAGCAGTTAAAGCAGGCTGGATTTAACGCAGAAGTAGAACAATATGATTTCAGTACCTTCATGGAACACCGTGCGGATCCGAAACAGTTCTCTATGTTTATAACGAGCAACAGCTACAACATGCTTCCGATTCAGTTGTCTGTACTGGATAAGGGCTGGGCTGGCTTAGACCGTCAGGAAGTAACAGACGGAATCACTGCAATTCGTTCTGCTGCTTCTGAGGAAGAGGCTGCCAAGGCATGGGAAGACTTACAGACTTTCTTATATGAATATGGAGCAGCTACCGTTCTTGGACATTATACAGGTGTAGTAGCAACAGGTGCCAATGTAGAGGGAATGGAATATTTGAGATTCCAGATTTACTGGAATACAAGTGTTTCAGAATAA
- the hydF gene encoding [FeFe] hydrogenase H-cluster maturation GTPase HydF: MGLNSTPSGDRVHVGIFGRRNAGKSSVINAVTGQELAIVSDVLGTTTDPVLKAMELLPLGPVVMIDTPGLDDVGELGELRVRKAYQILNKTDIAVLVVDASVGLTREDFEILSRIREKRIPYVVIRNKVDLCRNLQEHLIENGGQRGALSVGTNSKYLLCGEDSFEIPEGWLTSENCIDVSTVTGQNIYELKEMIARQVPHEDITLRLVGDLLAPGDFVVLVVPIDSAAPKGRLILPQQQTIRDILEAGAVSVVVRDTELAETLQALSVKGIKPKLVITDSQAFKQVSAVTPNDILLTSFSILMARYKGNLKTNVNGARMLERLKDGDKVLISEGCTHHRQCEDIGTVKLPRWIRNYTGKELEFVFTSGTEFPFDLSSYALIVHCGGCTLNEREMKYRLKCAEDQKVPMTNYGISIAYMNGILERSLEPFPEFR; this comes from the coding sequence TTGGGTTTGAATAGTACGCCTTCGGGGGATCGGGTGCATGTTGGGATTTTTGGGCGTCGGAATGCTGGAAAGTCCAGTGTGATTAATGCGGTGACGGGTCAGGAGCTGGCGATTGTTTCGGATGTGCTGGGGACGACTACGGATCCGGTGCTTAAGGCAATGGAGCTTTTGCCGCTGGGACCGGTGGTGATGATTGATACGCCGGGGCTTGATGATGTGGGGGAGCTCGGGGAGCTTCGTGTGAGGAAGGCTTATCAGATTTTGAATAAGACGGATATTGCGGTGCTGGTGGTGGATGCTTCGGTTGGGCTTACACGGGAGGATTTTGAGATTTTGTCCCGGATCAGGGAGAAACGGATTCCTTATGTTGTTATTCGGAATAAGGTGGATCTTTGTAGGAATCTACAGGAGCATTTGATTGAAAATGGAGGGCAGAGGGGGGCTCTCTCAGTAGGTACAAATTCAAAGTATTTGTTATGTGGCGAGGACAGTTTTGAAATTCCTGAGGGATGGCTGACTTCTGAGAATTGTATTGATGTCAGTACGGTGACTGGGCAAAATATTTATGAATTGAAGGAAATGATTGCCAGACAGGTGCCGCATGAAGATATTACTTTGAGGCTTGTCGGTGATCTGCTTGCGCCGGGAGATTTCGTGGTGCTTGTGGTTCCGATCGACTCTGCGGCGCCTAAGGGGAGGCTTATCTTGCCACAACAGCAGACCATACGTGATATTCTGGAGGCCGGTGCTGTTTCTGTTGTCGTCCGTGATACGGAGCTGGCCGAAACCTTGCAGGCTTTGAGCGTAAAGGGGATAAAGCCTAAGCTGGTCATCACCGATAGTCAGGCTTTTAAGCAGGTATCTGCTGTCACGCCAAATGACATTCTGCTGACTTCCTTTTCCATTTTGATGGCGAGATATAAGGGGAACCTGAAAACGAATGTGAATGGGGCCAGAATGCTGGAGCGTCTGAAAGATGGGGACAAGGTTTTGATTTCCGAAGGTTGTACACACCACCGGCAGTGTGAGGATATCGGAACGGTTAAGCTTCCCCGCTGGATTCGAAATTATACCGGGAAAGAATTGGAATTTGTTTTTACCAGTGGAACGGAATTTCCTTTTGACCTGTCCTCTTATGCCCTGATCGTACACTGCGGCGGTTGTACGCTGAATGAGCGCGAAATGAAATACCGCTTGAAATGTGCCGAGGACCAGAAGGTACCGATGACTAACTACGGCATTTCCATCGCCTACATGAACGGGATATTGGAGCGGAGTCTGGAACCCTTTCCTGAGTTCAGATAG
- a CDS encoding ABC transporter permease: MGFKHKYTSEVSEAIFKEQREIRKERLLASPALIIGGAIFAVILLSAILVPMISKADPNAMVVTERFQAPGGKYLFGTDEFGRDLFVRVMYGARVSLGVGGCVAVFSCVLGIIIGIYASYFKILDHILMRICDGLIAIPGILLAIALIAALGASSWNVIIALTIVYTPSVARTVRASAMVIREQAYVEAAKVQGFSNFRILWKLILPGVISPLTVQASFIFAQAIISEASLSFLGAGIPAPAASWGNMLQASKLVFSKAPWTMLCPGIAVILCVLSLNLLGDGLRDFMDPRVKGGAKK; this comes from the coding sequence ATGGGATTCAAACATAAATATACTTCTGAAGTCAGTGAGGCGATTTTCAAGGAGCAGCGCGAGATCAGAAAAGAACGGTTATTGGCGAGCCCGGCATTGATTATTGGCGGTGCGATATTCGCTGTTATTTTGTTGTCTGCCATTCTGGTACCGATGATAAGCAAGGCGGACCCGAATGCCATGGTTGTAACTGAACGGTTTCAGGCGCCGGGCGGGAAATATTTATTTGGAACAGATGAATTTGGACGAGACCTGTTTGTAAGAGTGATGTATGGCGCCAGAGTTTCGCTGGGAGTTGGCGGATGCGTTGCCGTTTTCTCGTGCGTCCTTGGAATTATCATAGGAATTTATGCAAGCTATTTTAAAATTCTGGATCATATTCTGATGCGGATTTGTGATGGACTTATCGCAATACCGGGCATCCTTCTGGCAATTGCCCTGATCGCAGCGCTTGGCGCGTCCAGTTGGAATGTCATTATAGCGCTTACGATCGTATATACCCCAAGTGTCGCGCGGACTGTCCGGGCAAGCGCGATGGTAATTCGGGAACAGGCATATGTGGAAGCTGCAAAGGTGCAGGGATTTAGTAACTTCCGTATTTTGTGGAAATTGATTCTTCCCGGAGTCATCTCTCCTTTGACCGTTCAGGCTTCGTTTATTTTTGCGCAGGCGATTATTTCGGAAGCGTCGCTTAGCTTTCTTGGAGCGGGTATTCCGGCACCGGCGGCAAGCTGGGGAAATATGCTTCAGGCCAGCAAACTGGTATTTTCCAAAGCTCCTTGGACGATGCTCTGTCCGGGTATTGCAGTTATTCTTTGCGTGCTGAGTCTGAATCTTTTAGGTGACGGACTTAGAGATTTTATGGATCCGAGAGTAAAGGGAGGAGCGAAAAAGTAA